atgatttaaacagaataaaaatttttgtttttccgaAGAAATTTCTTGGCAAATAGAACtgtagtaaatatttcttattatttcatttattaaattaaataaaagttgaattgtAGGGTAAACAgctttttacgtcattttaaaaaaagtggattttgatggcaaaatataaaagtggAGCGAAATCGGTAGAATCGTTCCTGAgaattcgaatttaaaaaaactcagataattaataattaaagattcgAGAATTTTCAACAGCCACTTGAGATAtgtgaaactattttttacttagaCTAACCCCACCCGATTAATGCGTCCCTTCTAGACTACCCTTGCAATGACTgtgaggaaaaatttattttctgaaattccgTTTCAAATTGTTGGATATTAAATGAACCTACCAAATGTAAATATAGCTTGAATCTCTAAAACACCAGGGAACGATTCGCTTgccaaattttattgtatattacgGGACAGTTTTTGTAACGTACACTTGAGTTTCATGATATAACTTTATTGTCTCTGCAATCGCGTTCAGTGGCTCAGCAGTTGAATTTAACCATCACACACTCTCTCCCTCTCTAAACATTATAGTACATTGATAcctatatatatacacatacccatatatacattttagaattaaatgtaAGTCATGACGtggaaaattaattatgaaataaatagtaacGTTGGATGCCCAAACATGCACTCGTTGCAGTTGAGAAATTTCTTTTCGAACTTTACGATGCTAATTGAATGCgaaaaaatatacttaccagttgtaaatattcttgaatatttaaaatgattctcCTGACAAaggttttagttttttaagagacaaatcaattttttgtaaCCGGAACCAGTCTAGCTGAGAAAATGCTTCTGAATTGatttgagaaatataattttgattgattatcGATTCTTCAAGCCAATTGATTGTTTATCAATTCTTCTGAAATTCTGATTCAAATTGTTAGAGATTAAAAGCACTTACCAGATGTAAATAATTCTCGAATCTTTAAAGCACTAGGAAATGATTCTCTTGACAATGTTTTTAGTCTATTATGAGACACATCAATATTTTGTAGCTGGTCTAGCTGAGAAAATGCTTCCGAATCGATTTGGGAAATATTATTCTGCCTTAGTATCAATTCTTCCAGCAATGGAATCgacaaaaagcaattttttgttattttactaacACGGTTATCTTCTAAATTAATAGTCTTCAACGATACCAAAGATTGAAATGCATAATCGCAAGATTCGATTAAGTTGTTACTTAAATCGATATGTTCCAAACGATTATTTCCAGAAAAGCATTTTGTTACATTCcttatttgatttcttttcagATTAACACTAGTCAAATTTTCCAAATTGTTGAAGAGATCTTCAGGTATTGTTGTCAATAAGTTATAACTTAGATcgatattctgtaaaaaaaaaaaaagtcattagtTTCGAATATATTGGCCAAAGTAATTACAACACGTACAAGAAAGCAGAACGCTCTTCTATTTAAGAAGAGTTCTCTCAATGCATGTTAATTAGTTCAGAATTACAATGAGCAACAATATATTGGGGAGAGGGGGCTAGTGTGGACATAATGCTAGCTTAGACAAATGGAGTAATGTTTTTATCACTCAACATTTCTCTGCACATTTAGGCTGATAGGCAAAATCTGTGTAACTCTCCCATATGAAGTTACAGgagaaaacattaaattgttaagcagcaaaaaaaagaaaaaagaaaagcttttattgattgatttacaatttttgatttacaattttgaggagatattaaacttattacatattttaatatatcacaTTTGATGTATCttgatttaaaagataaatatctgATTCTGAAGAAGAAAAGTTGATGCTGGTAAgcatgtcattttatttttattcttattcaaaaaagaactttttgagctgtataaattaatttcaataaaaaatgaatgcccGAATCTGGAAGCTAAAAAATATCTCAGACTACCTAACAATTACACATATGCCTTCTTGCTAAACGATTGTTTAGAGACTGATGAATTGTTACAGTTAGtagtgtaaataaatatgttacatGGTTAAGCGTCGGACGTCATGAGGATGCCAAAGTTTGTTCGACGGGTGTTCGGAAAGTCAACCAATAATATTGGAAAACCTgaatgcaataatattttagagtCACTGGAGACGAACAGAAGTtgccaaaatttaaattcagaaagaaaataagaCTTTCATCGGAACAAAAGGAGTAATCACCTGGGAGTATAGACTCGGGAAAAATTTTCGATGATGTTTGTTCCGTTAGCCAGAATTCATAAAGTCGAAGTGAAAAAAGTCTgaggaaaggaaagaaaaggtGGATGTATTGCTAAAAAAGTAGTTCTAAGGAAtataaaagtactaaaaaaaagataaataaccaCAAGATTTCAGCTGAGGATACAGTGGAGTTTATAGATGGCTTAGTACTGAAGGTTCCAGCAAGGAATCAAGAAGCACTCTGTGATATTGCAGTCTTGTTGGTTGAAGATATACTCTTTTGcccagaaagtaaaaaaaaatacggcaAATGGTACTAAGGTAGATATGGGCAATCGAAAGAATTTTGATAACGAAAACACCTCTTGAAGTTGGGAAAAGATGCTCAACTCTTTTGATGGAAAGTTGCGATGGaaactacaaaaaagaaaattaaagtagaGACGTTAGCGACGATACATTAATGAAAAGCGTTAGCCAATCAGCAAGAACTGAGTGCCGAAAAGATGAAATGGTTACATTATTTTACCCGATTATATTGTAGTGTGGATTGAAGtcaacatatatttaaatattcaaagcaAAGCCTCCAGATCTGAAGCATGTAAGTGGCACTGAAACACATGtgcattaattaacattcttagTAGAAGGCaatatgatgataaaaaaaacaagaaaacttcaatatagcaaaaatattttagttagtattcaatataggaaaaatatattcagtcaCTGCCACTATGttttagttatgaaataatacaaaaatggaatttaattgtgaaaatgtcATGTTTGTATATAGTTGAGTTAAGAAATATCTATGTTTATTATCTTTGATTNAGATTTATAGATCACGCTTCCGAAAAACAATCTCTCCTTAGTTCCTTActcacaaataaaaagaaagaccCTACACCCATTAATTGGACAACCGAAGCTGTGTGCGCTTTTGAGACTTGCAAACAAGCCATTTCTAATGCAGCAACACTTGCACACCCCACACCCgccgcaaaattttttttgcatacagATGCGTCCGACATCGGTATAGGCGCAGTCCTTCAACAGCAAAAAAACTCCACACTCGAACCTCTAGCATTCTTTTCTCGCTCACGGAAAGGAAATACAGTACGTACGATAGAGAGTTACTCGCAGTCTACTCTTCCATACGGTACTTCGCTCACATGTTAGAGGGAAGTTTATGATCCGTTATAGTTTATAGTTTATGTTTATAGTTTATAGTTGGAAGTTTATAGTTTATGATCCGTTAGCACATGTTCCATGTGCTAACGGATCATAAACCGCTGACTTTCGCATTCCAGCAAAAATCGGATGACTCTTCACCTCGTAAAAACCGACATTTACAGTATAAAGTCAGTTTACAACGTCGATTCGTCACGTGCCTGGAAAAGAAAATGTTGTTGCTGATACACTTTCCCGCATTGAGGAAATAGCACTCACTGGTCCAATGGACTACGCTGAACTCGCAGCAGCGCAAAAATCCGATCCCGAACTTAGCACTTTAAAGTCGTCAGCTAATTCtagtttagttttcaaaaatattgtgtttcctCCTGACGGTATAATACTCTGTTGTGATACTTCTACTAATGTTACACGTCCATTTATTCCTCAATCTTAtcgacaaataattttttccaaatttcataACCTGTCACATCTCGGTATACGCGCAACAATTCGTCTCATTAAACAAAGGTTCATTTGGCCTTCCTTGAATAAAGATTGTACCCTGTGGTGTCGAGCTTGTGTCTCGTGTCAGAAAGCTGAAATTCAAAGGCATACGAAATCACCTTTAAAAGATTATCCTCTAACTTCTGATAGGTTCGCGCATATACATATTGATATCGTCGGACCACTTCCTTCATCAAAAGGTTTTAGATTTTGTCTCACAACAATTGATCGCTTCACGCGTCGGCCTGAAGCAACGCCAATTGTTAACACCACTGCTGAAACTGTTGCTGCTGCCCTACTGAATACCTGGATAGCTCGCTTTGGAGTTCCAGAAACTGTAACTACTGATAGAGGAGCACAATTTGAAAGTGaacttttttcacaattatCCAGAATGCTGGGTATACACAGAACTCGAACAACAGCTTACCACCCACAAGCTAATTCAATGGTCGAACGCTTTCACCGACACTTAAAATCGTCCATTAGAGCCACAGAATGTCCATTAGAGCCACAGCCTATGCCACAGAAAAATGGGTCGAAGTCCTCCCACTAATTCTTTTAGGAACGAGAACTGCTATTAAAGAAGACCTCACCTTTTCAAGTGCAGAGATGCTCTATGGCACAACCCTCAGATTGCCTGGAGATTTTTTCTGACCTTCCAGTACTGGCAAAGAATCCCGCAATGTCCCGGGTTTTGTACAAAGACTTCGTGAGTTCATGTCTACGTTGCTTCCTACTCAAGTACCACGGCACGGACAGCACAATATTTTTGTGCATCAAGACTTGAAAACGTGCACACATGTGTTTGTGAGGATTGACAGTGGCCGCCGAAGCCTCGAACCTCCGTATCACGGCCCACATAAAGTTGTGAAACGCAACGACAAAATGTTCAccttaaaaattggaaataaagaaTCAACAGTAACCATTGACAGACTTAAACCATGTTTTACAGACAATACGTCCAATGTGCATCCAAGAGTTGAAAATCTCCCCACAAATCTTCCATATAAATCGATTCTAAAGAACAGTATGGAATCTTCACAACAATCAACGAATCTTACACCTTCCAAACCGAAACAGCATAaggttaaatttgaaaactctcCTCGATCTTTAACTAAAACTACAATGAGAGGAAGAAAAGTTCAAGTACCTGTTCGTTACCCGCAATAGACATTTGCGCAGTTTATTTTTGGTAACGTTCGTGGACCTCACTGGAGGGGGAGTACTATGGTGAGCTATAGATCTATCCTCGCCtaactttatttaaagctttaagtttatttaacaaCGTTGGCAACGTTCCGTTGAGAACTGTAGTTGTATTTTGGATTTTCATTTTTCCAGCTTTACCTTTTTTCATTCTCGGCCGTCAGATCAGATGGTTGAGTTCTTGTtttcagttaataaatttagtttatgtatGAATGATATTTCTTTCCTTATGCATAACGTTCAATAGACCCTCGAAGACGCAGgggctaaaataataatttatataataattatataacaatttatttattaattttatttactatttctgcaattatagtttaaaaaaaggatcaaaaaattttttttaaataaaaattaccatatctttatgaatatttaagctagatttGCGAAATTTTGTTTACCAATTACATTGGAATAAACAATACAATTGACTTAAGTAACAAGTTTAAACCTTTATTGTTTGGCATAGGGTGTACAAAAACATTCCTTTTCGTTCACAATGCATTGCCGGTCTCTTAAACCTTTTAATCTGTAAACTTTATTGATAAGCTTAAGAAATCAAATGAGCttctaaattttccaaatattcctcaaagtatttcttaagaaatatgaaaaaaagtagacTGGAAAAGGGTTATAAAggttaaattatacaatttcgTGATTAACGGCCTTATGGTGGAAAAGAGAATAGCATTGTGCACTGACTTTTTTTACTTCTCAAATAAAATCCCAGCACTTCACAAGAACAGTTCAGAGTTTCACCCTTTGAGCCAATGATGCTTTCGTTActcttaatattgaaataaatattaaagaaaaagaaaaaagataaaaatagaaacagaTAGTGAAAATTACCAGCAAACTAGGATTATGAAATAAGCCATCAACTGTAACGAGAGTGTTCTTGTCCAATTTAACCAATCGTAAACTCGGGCACGGATCAAATATCTCATTATCTAAGCTCTTCAACTTATTATTCGTTAAAACAATTGATTGGAGTTTTTGATCTCCCAGAAAAGCACTGCCTAATAGTGAACTTATTCTGTTTTGAGTCAATGAGAGGTTTACAAGTTCTGGCATATATTGAAGTTCAGTTGTAATCTCAGTTAATTTACCGGACACAAtcttaagtgattttaaattcttgattcTACCAATGGCacttggaattttataaaatttggtttgagaaagaaaaagctTAGTCAGTGATATAGTATGGTCGAAAGCGTTGTCTCTTATACTTAGAAGGGGacattgcatatttattttagatatcttCCTGAGATTAGACAATACATTCTTAAACATACTTTTCACTTTGCAACTTTCTGTCCTTTTAGGGCAATTTCGGCATGCTTTTGACACTTGACACCAGAGGAACACTCGAGCTGCTGGTCTAGATTTCGAATGGTCaacatatatacttttaaaactgcAGTTCCGCACACGTTTGCAAGTCACGCTgatggtttttttttcatattgcacCTTGCATTTGTCCCCTTTTGTATCAACTACCAAAACAATGATTAACATCACAAGCAAAATCACTAAAGTAACATTCATTTTCGAATAGATGGCAAGGAGCGAAACTGTATTTGGAAGAAAGAAGGCATGCAGATAAACCTCACGttcaattattagaatatttcgTGATTCTGAAGGAATAGTGCCTTGTCGTGaagtaattcaaaataagaagaaaaaatcaatcCTGTTACAACAATCATTTGAtgatattgttgataaaaattcttgaaaccattttttttcctgataagtAGTGTTTTAGAAAAGGAGATAATCTTCAACGTATAAAATTTCCgtcaaaagaaaactttttgtgATAAGCTTAACAATTCGAAAACAAATGTTGATACCAACGATCGTTTTGTAATCTGATCAAAGCGGTTAGTCACTCGACAAGTAATTGagattaaaatagtaaatgcaTAATAAGTGCTTAATGTGGataagcaatattaaaaatcaacttttcGCTTATTGTTCAACAATAAGCCAGACTGTAATAAGCACTGTTTAACAATATTGTTAACAATTgctatgaaatatattaattgccATTTTATGATAGTCacatctataaatataaatgtgtgtcctttatagactcctaaaccatccGACAAAAATCGATGAAATATGGCATATAGATAGTTCGAGCACGAACTATCTATATTATAAGCACGAGGAAGGTTATTGTAGAAAAACATTCTACATATTAGAACATTCTGCGACGAACTGTTCAAGCGGGAAAAGCGAAAAACGAAGTGGAATTTTCTGTTTGGTTAAGCgttattcattgatttaaatttcactgtAAGCTACtcagtttttcacatattttaaggaTAAGATCGATGAAAATTTGTAGCTTATAGccctatttgataaaaaaaaatagtttatagatggtttatagatatatttaattattttccgtTCGATGTGtcagataaattaaatgaacaacCTTACGTGGTAGCACGCGTGATATACGTCACCAAATTGATACTGTATGTTAAAGTTGTCAGATACCACgcgttttttttatatctacattaattcatttaaaacgtgtttctataaaaaaaaaataattatttgaaattaaaggtaattgaaaaaaatatatatatttatgtatttaatggtaaaataacGGAAAACTGGTACTAATTCGCTTAGAAGACAAAAGAAATAGCCATATTATTATCGacgacaatgatgcttaattaatttaggtaatatatgcattttgaaataaaagaaataagctgtGTACTAGAAAGCAAAAGTAATGCagttaatctatttatttgtaTAGCAGAACCGTAAGACATCGTCATATTATTAATGACGACAAAGTtgcttaattaatgttggtaatatattaattgacataaaaaatttaaaaaaattatagcaaaaatattgcagaaaagatacttatttattatgaatcGACATATTATTACTGACactaatgatttattaattgaaataaaataaaaatagctgtgtgcgaaaaaagcaaagttaaaggACAAAACGTTAATAAAAGATTCGTTTAGGTAAACCGTAGAATTACCGTAGAGAACCGTTAATTACTCCGTACTATTGACTGCAATATGttggtattatggtaattgatgcagttttgataagaattctacaacGGAATTttcgtagtttcagaaaatattaggAAGCAAAagatagtttattaatattttaataaatgagaattaaaaagaatttgttcttccattgataaatattttaacactaaattaAAGGTTAGATGGAGAAATGGCTACTCTCCAAAATCCTTATCAATTTCTaataagaattctatttttttctttttaatttccgCTTTAGTTGGCTGTCACtgccaaatatattttttgcaacaattaATTGTTGTAAGAACCAATTATactaatatatgtataaaagttTATGATATATTTGGTGATGATTAAAACAGAACCAATACAAAGCAGTTTAAATACCTATACTttagaaagaaatgttttacgGCCCCTAGAAAGGGATATGTACAGGAGAAAATTAGTTAATAGGGGTAAATTTTGACTAGCATGCGAAATGATCTTTATTCTAATGGgataaactacaaaaaacaagttttacttACTTGAATAACGTAACGCCCCCGGAAagggtaataaataatattgaatataaaaaaaattgaaattattttagctatattaattgaaaaacttagtggAAGAAGCAGTTTAGCGacattttcagaatgaaaaaaataaatattgcatcagaattattttattaaagatttttttttaaatataaaaacagataGGAGTGAGTTTGTTATCTAGTATATTTCCCCCCCCCATAAAATTTGAACAGTTgtctttattttgaatgatgCTCATGCTAAATTggatacatacttttttttaataaacttttttttgttggaaaaaatgtTGCATTGGATAAACCTTAATCAACGCAATCAAcacaatttctttttgtttttgcgAGAAAgctttttgcaatatttaaagcggtattaatttttactcgctatttttgggagaaggatgtgaacaatcctgaacaaTGTTGATATTTGGCTATCGTATgacaaacatatttatttcaccatcttaatgtgcatttttttagcattaaatatttaataaatttgatgatgCTTATCTCTTTTACATAAATTGTATGTCCTTTTTGTGACATTTTGTCGGGaaacaacagtttttaaatttgaaacatatttaattagttgGAATAATGAAAGGTATAATAGAAAATACCAAAGCAAAGTAAGTGACCGAAAAGGAATTCACTGTTTGCTTTTGGcgcgcattaagggttgtctcattTTCAAGCACGGAAATGTTTCTCCCTTTACTCCAGCGTtaaaatgaactctgcgtccgaggGGGAGGAGCCACGTGCCAACTCCTGCCTAACGAAATATATACAGTCTCTCTTGATGGCGGAAATGAAGACAACATTGTGTACTATCTGCTTTTACCTCCTATTCAAACTTGTAAAGATGTATTTAAAGCTGGGTAACAAATTGGGATAAAATCCCTGTACTTCACAAGAACAGCTCGGTGTTTTAACTATTGAGCCATTGCGGCTTTCATTGCCCTTAAtactcaaatatatattaaagataaaaggacaaagataaaaatagaaatgtattaAGAAAATTACCATCAAACTTGGATTTTGAAATAGACCATCAACTGTTACGAGAGCGTTCTTGTCCAATTTCACCAATCGTAAACTCAGGCAAGGATCAAATATCTCATTATCTAAGCTACTCAATCTATTGCTCGTTAGAATAATTGATTGGAGTTTTTGATCACCCAGAAAAGCACTGCCTAATAGTGAACTTATTCTGTTTTCAGTCAATGTGAGGTTTACAAGTTCTGGCATATATTGAAGTTCAGTTGTAATAACAGTTAATTTACCGTCCACAATctcaagtgtttttaaattcttgattcTACTAATGGCACTTGGAATTccatgaaattttgttttagaaagaaGTAGTTTAGTCAGTGATCTTGTATGGCCGAAGGCGTTGTCTTCTATACTATGAAGGGGGCACCGCATATTAATTTCAGATATCTTCCTCAGATAAGAAAATGCATTGTCAAATATACCTGGCGCTTGGCAAATGTTTGGCATTATAAGGcaattttggcattgttttgACACTTGGCACCAGAGAATCATTCGAACAACTGGTCTTGATTTCGAATGGTCAACATATATTCTTGTAACATTACAGTATTGCGTACTTTTGCAAGTCAGTCTGATGGTTTTTTCCTCGTATTTCACCTTGCATTTGCTTTTCGTGtcaattactaaaaaaacactaaacatcacaaataaaatcacaaaagtaacattcattttaaaaatgattgcaaAAAGCGAAAGTTAGTATTTGGAAGAAAGCAAGCATTCAAATAAGTCTCACGTGCAATTAACAGAACAGTTTATTATTCTGTAAGAAGAATGACTAGTAAATCATCCCAAATCAAATCAATGCTATTCAATCTAATAATCTACAAAATggaagtttttaaagttatatttatttttttcttgtcctGATAACATGTGTTTGGAAAATGAGATAATCTTTAACGCATAAAAATTCTGTTAGAATGAAGCTATTTGTGGTGTAAAGCTATTGTGATAAGCTCTAAGAAtatcagtttgaaaataaaggTTGATACCAACGATGACTTGGCAATCTACGCACATATTACAGTTTTACGGGGGGAAATtcgaaaaagtattaaaatagttCTGTAAGATAGCAATTTCATTATGACGTACACaatactttatattaatttaaggtattcatcatcatcatcatagttggccagacaggcCAATGTCtacctctgaagatttctccatgacaacatccgatttatctttgatctccaattattttcattaattgcgagaaaatcagactccactgagtcagcccatctcaaccgcaACCTTCCTCGCTTTCTTTTTCCAGTGTTTCTAAAAAgtagtatcttttttattgtgttgtccTCACTCATACGAATCACGTGGGcaatccaattcattctatttatttttatgtatttaataatatcaagtTGTTTATAATCTTGtaaagttcaaagttaaatctc
The Parasteatoda tepidariorum isolate YZ-2023 chromosome 9, CAS_Ptep_4.0, whole genome shotgun sequence genome window above contains:
- the LOC139426527 gene encoding leucine-rich repeat-containing protein 28-like, which produces MPNICQAPGIFDNAFSYLRKISEINMRCPLHSIEDNAFGHTRSLTKLLLSKTKFHGIPSAISRIKNLKTLEIVDGKLTVITTELQYMPELVNLTLTENRISSLLGSAFLGDQKLQSIILTSNRLSSLDNEIFDPCLSLRLVKLDKNALVTVDGLFQNPSLMPLRLRGSIERYA